The Tenebrio molitor chromosome 3, icTenMoli1.1, whole genome shotgun sequence genome contains a region encoding:
- the Osi7 gene encoding uncharacterized protein Osi7, with translation MSQIALLLLCVAIASALPAQEEPRGSRNAVQTENDLLDSIYSDCLRKDSASCLKYKLFSFVDKMLGHKDTITVTEGVQIIKTGGDSDGAPRALNGDETIESLIMSRIQSFLESHTIKVDLKGADIVNAVTSTARSFNDVVDGLSEDNSVETEEGRGKKKKAQKILGPLMAAAALKAAVLGKLALAGIALIAGKALLIGKIALVLSAIIGLKKLLGSGGKHVTYEVVSHPQHSTSHVSSHETVYGGSGGGGGSYGGGDVGGGYSSSGHGGWGRSLDAQQLAYRGHPQASQQ, from the coding sequence ATGTCTCAGATCGCCCTCCTGTTGTTGTGTGTCGCGATAGCGTCGGCCCTTCCGGCCCAAGAAGAACCGCGCGGCTCCAGAAACGCGGTCCAAACCGAAAACGACCTCCTCGACTCCATCTACAGCGACTGCCTCCGCAAGGACTCCGCCTCGTGCCTCAAGTACAAGCTGTTCTCCTTCGTGGACAAGATGCTGGGACACAAGGACACCATCACGGTGACCGAGGGAGTGCAAATCATCAAGACCGGGGGCGACTCGGACGGCGCCCCGCGGGCCCTCAACGGCGACGAGACCATCGAGAGCCTCATCATGAGCCGCATCCAGTCCTTCCTCGAGTCGCACACCATCAAGGTCGACTTGAAGGGCGCGGACATCGTCAACGCCGTCACCTCCACCGCCCGGTCCTTCAACGACGTCGTCGACGGCCTCTCCGAAGACAACTCCGTCGAGACCGAGGAAGGGCGAGGCAAGAAGAAGAAGGCGCAGAAGATTCTCGGACCCTTGATGGCCGCCGCCGCTCTCAAGGCCGCGGTCCTCGGGAAGCTGGCCCTCGCCGGCATCGCCCTCATCGCCGGCAAGGCCCTCCTCATCGGCAAGATCGCTCTGGTGCTGTCCGCCATCATCGGCCTGAAGAAGCTTCTGGGGAGCGGCGGCAAGCACGTGACCTACGAGGTGGTGTCCCACCCGCAGCATTCGACCAGCCATGTCAGCAGCCACGAGACGGTGTACGGCGgtagcggcggcggcggcggcagcTACGGCGGCGGAGACGTCGGCGGGGGGTACTCTTCGTCCGGACACGGCGGCTGGGGCCGCTCCCTCGACGCCCAACAGCTCGCCTACAGGGGCCACCCCCAAGCCAGTCAGCAGTAA